In a single window of the Anaerotruncus rubiinfantis genome:
- a CDS encoding ATPase, T2SS/T4P/T4SS family: MIEGRKPKDVTELKEDERYSAAVGTLSDRVRRTLERVPREIRLNATEIRLRTGRPLTLMVCTRPFFVEENGAVSPNPGAKPFLLDRSDLQECFVSLCGWSVHSHQKEVADGYISVRGGHRAGIAATAVLEEGKMTAVREITSVNLRIAREIYGAADPLIRGYLADRLRGILLVGAPASGKTTLLRDLARQLADGAVGRYVKVCVVDESGEIGAASGGGIQNDLGVCSDLLSGYPKDRGLQIALRYLSPEVIICDEVGSDREIEGITEAANSGVSVVTSIHAGSFAELSRRPQARKLLETGAFELIVLLAGAQRPAEITEVKRIGEVCTLF; encoded by the coding sequence ATGATAGAAGGGAGAAAGCCAAAGGACGTGACCGAATTGAAAGAGGATGAACGTTACAGCGCGGCAGTGGGGACACTGTCCGACCGGGTACGCCGTACACTTGAGCGGGTCCCGCGCGAAATCCGATTAAACGCGACTGAAATCCGTCTGCGAACCGGTCGACCGCTTACGCTGATGGTTTGCACCCGACCGTTTTTTGTAGAGGAAAATGGGGCTGTTTCTCCGAATCCGGGAGCGAAGCCTTTTCTGTTGGATCGGTCGGATCTGCAGGAATGCTTTGTATCACTCTGCGGCTGGTCGGTGCACAGTCATCAGAAGGAGGTAGCAGACGGATATATTTCGGTGCGCGGAGGACATCGGGCGGGCATTGCGGCAACCGCTGTGCTGGAGGAAGGGAAGATGACCGCTGTGCGGGAAATCACTTCGGTTAACCTGCGGATTGCACGGGAGATCTATGGCGCGGCGGACCCGCTGATTCGCGGATATCTGGCGGACCGCCTGCGGGGAATCCTGCTTGTGGGTGCGCCCGCCAGCGGAAAAACAACCCTGCTGCGCGACTTGGCCCGGCAGCTTGCGGACGGTGCGGTCGGGCGTTATGTGAAAGTCTGCGTGGTGGACGAGAGCGGGGAGATCGGCGCCGCTTCGGGCGGCGGTATCCAAAATGATCTGGGTGTCTGCAGTGACCTGCTGTCCGGCTATCCAAAAGATCGAGGACTGCAGATCGCACTGCGGTACCTTTCGCCGGAGGTAATCATCTGCGACGAGGTGGGTAGCGACCGGGAAATAGAAGGAATTACAGAGGCCGCCAACAGTGGTGTTTCGGTGGTGACCTCTATTCATGCGGGAAGCTTTGCGGAATTGTCGCGCCGTCCGCAGGCGAGGAAACTGCTTGAAACCGGAGCCTTTGAGCTAATCGTGCTGCTTGCAGGCGCACAGCGCCCGGCGGAAATAACAGAAGTGAAAAGGATTGGTGAAGTATGTACGCTTTTTTAA
- a CDS encoding stage III sporulation protein AB has translation MYAFLKVSGMVLVVLCTTSIGMAMAKTLTNRVEELEACIAALAAFESELSYSLAPPDEVVGRLESRESLSAAAFLPACASLCRRGIPFPKAWKQAITVTRANLAPDDLSILTGLADTLGQCDLQSQLAQLAHAKALLQMQLTSAQGRCGSYAKLYRTMGVLAGAFVVIVFI, from the coding sequence ATGTACGCTTTTTTAAAGGTCAGCGGAATGGTTTTGGTGGTGCTGTGCACGACATCAATTGGTATGGCAATGGCGAAAACGCTCACAAACCGTGTGGAGGAACTGGAAGCCTGTATCGCGGCGCTCGCCGCGTTTGAAAGCGAACTTTCCTACAGCCTTGCGCCGCCGGACGAAGTGGTCGGCAGGCTGGAAAGCCGCGAGTCGCTTTCCGCGGCGGCTTTTCTGCCCGCATGCGCATCGCTTTGCAGACGCGGGATACCATTCCCCAAAGCATGGAAGCAGGCGATCACGGTGACGCGTGCAAATCTGGCGCCGGACGACCTTTCGATCCTTACCGGCCTTGCAGATACGCTTGGTCAATGCGATCTGCAGAGCCAGCTCGCACAGCTGGCACACGCGAAGGCACTTTTGCAGATGCAGCTTACCTCGGCTCAGGGACGCTGCGGCTCCTATGCAAAGTTATACCGTACGATGGGTGTGCTTGCGGGTGCGTTTGTGGTGATCGTCTTTATCTGA